In the genome of Cyanobacteriota bacterium, the window TTGATGACGCTTAATCAGGCTGAGCATTAATTCATTTGTTGGTAGGTAGCACTTCGCTGCCACTTTTCTCATGATTGTTGAATTAGCTTCATCATCTTCATAAAGATGAGAGTTGCCAATATCAAAAATCGTATAGTTGCGCAAACGCTTGGGTTGATGAACTTGAAAATAAAAACAGATACTTGGCATTAGATTGATCTCCTTGGTTTATAATAATGAGCTGTATAGCTCTATGACTTGCTTTGCAGAATTCTCCCACTGTATATTTTTTAGCTCTTCAGCTGCCTGAATATAAAGCTCTTTCTTTAACGCAGGATATCTAATCACGCCGCAAATCTTATTTGCAAGTTCATTAGTATCCCAAAAATTAACTTTGAGTGAATGAGACAAAACCTCTGCCACTCCTGATTGCTTAGAAATGATAACTGGAACATCAAACAAAACAGCCTCCAATGAAGATATACCAAAAGGCTCTGAGACGCTAGACATTACATAGACATCAGTCGAAGCGAATAATTCTTCTACTTCAGGTCTATCAAGAAATCCAGTAAAATGCACATTTCTTGATATTCTCAGTTGGGCAGCTCTTTCTATCAAACGGTTAATCATATCTCCGGTACCAGCAATAATGAATCGTACAGTTGGATCTATTTTTAAAACCTTGGCAGCAGCTTCAAGAAAGTAATCTGGTCCTTTTTGAAAAGTTAATCTACCCAAAAACAAGACTACTTTTTCATTTGGCTTTTTTTTGAATTTGAACTTGCTTTTGACTACTTTTGTTTTTGATACTGCGTTATGTACCACAACTATCTTCTCTGGATCTATATGATAATTATCAACAATATTTTTTTTGGTTAAATAACTAACTGCAATAATTTTGTCTGCAAGTTCTAAA includes:
- a CDS encoding glycosyltransferase family 4 protein encodes the protein MGYKVLMYGWEFPPHISGGLGVACYDLTKALNQAGIDITFVLPKLKSQPAADLHLKLVSSHDIETKSTIAETVKEESYSELARIYQIDSPLSPYLNELSYVKLIEKLLEQNYHLQDKDHFYKLGVSGDYGPNLISEVLRYAYVAGIIAKEVEHDFIHVHDWLTVMAGIEAKAVSNKPLIYHVHALETDRSGKNVNPDIFGIEKRGLELADKIIAVSYLTKKNIVDNYHIDPEKIVVVHNAVSKTKVVKSKFKFKKKPNEKVVLFLGRLTFQKGPDYFLEAAAKVLKIDPTVRFIIAGTGDMINRLIERAAQLRISRNVHFTGFLDRPEVEELFASTDVYVMSSVSEPFGISSLEAVLFDVPVIISKQSGVAEVLSHSLKVNFWDTNELANKICGVIRYPALKKELYIQAAEELKNIQWENSAKQVIELYSSLL